The nucleotide window AGTTGTGAATAATTTTGGAATCTTACCAATTCATCATCAAATGAAAAATTTTGGAATCTTGCCAATTCTAGCTGCAGTAGAAGCTCATGACTCCTATTTTGTTCAAAAAAGAGATTCAACAGGACGTCTTGGGCTATCATCACAACAAAAAGTTATCGCTGCAATGAGGATGTTTGCCTATGGAATTGGGGCAGATGCTCTGGATGACTATCATAAAATCGGTGAAACCACTGCAATTGAAGCTATTTAGAAGGTTTGATGAGTTAAAACATGTTTTTATTGCTTTCTCTGTTAGCAAAATGGAAACGAAAGTGGATGAGTTAAAGCATGTTTCTATTGATTTCTCTGTTAgcaaaatggaaaagaaattggaTGAGTTAAAGCATGTTTCTATTGCTGTCATGTTTTATTTAAGTATTATATCCCTCTTGCAGGTTTTAAGGCGATATGTCAATCTCAAAGATAATATTTTCTCTccttttgttttgctttctttgtgagcaaaaccaaatcttcttcatGAAAATACACAGAGTAGAACCCAAATAGGCCAAAGACAAACAAGCACTGAAAGTGGCTGAAACAATTGACACAGCAGAGAATGTGTAAGACTCTGATGATGCTATAACCTTCTTTGATAGTGTTCTATAGATGAGGATACAAAACAAGATGAACTGAAGCAAGATATCAACTGCAATGACATACATGAATCTGGATTGATAATGGCTACAATGTCAGAACTGCATTTAATCCAGACTCAGTTGAACAATCACAAAACAAGGTCCAAAAACCTTCCGCCATGATGTGTCTCAGTTATGTACAAAATCTGCacaattacaagaaagaagaatTTACAAACAGATAAAGCAATTGTATCTCGAACCCATGGTTTTTAGCATAATAGTTGGTAGAAGTTCAAACCCAAcagaaaacagagagaaaaatatAAATGCCTCAGTTATGCCATCTCATTTCTTGATATCAATCCCATGTTTCTCATTAACTATTATATTTCTAGATTGACACCCTACTGTGAATCAATTTTAAAAGACTATAGTTTGCTCAAGTGACATTGTATGATATTTGATttacaagataaaaaaaaaaggaaaacaacacaaatagaattatatatattaaaataatattcaaatttgacatctcTATTGAAGCTAAAATTAGTCAAAATGTTAACATGTCAATTTTGCCAAgtcatatgtcaaattcaaatttaatcAAAACTAAAAGACAAAGCCGTCGGAGATGCTCTCAGTAATTCTATTTGGATAATCCATGTGTCGGGCTGTGAGAACCATGCGTGACAAGCTAGAGCGGGATCTGCTGCCACGTTTCGGACAGAAACAACCAGTGTACCGGCACTTAGGGGCCACACTATATCCATTAATTTCATACGTGTCTGCCAACGCAGGGTTGCACTAACCTCATTTACAATTACCGATATAACCATTCCCTATAACACACCTTTCGAACGAACATACCAAGTCGGCAGGTCTAGACTTGAAGAGGGTAATTTCGTCATTCCAAACTGCCGAGTATAATACAGCACGTGCGAGATTCCCACGTGGTCGCCGTCAATGACCTCCTCTCCCCATTCTCCTCCTCCTAACAGCGTTAATAGCTCCGAGACTTTCCAAAATCCTGGAATTTTCGTGGTTAGGGTTTTCAGAAAATCAATCACCGTCTCAATTCCTCAAATCGGATACAGCTAAAAATCCCGGATTTCCGGTTTGGGAATTTGCCTCTTTTTTCTCGCCGCCGGCTTCTTTAATTTTgttgttgtgtgtgtgttttattttttggaaaCTAATTCATGGTGCAGTTGATGAAATCCGGCGATCTCCGCCAAACGACGCCGTGTAAGGATAAGCTGCCGGTGAAATTGGAGATCGAAGACTCCTTGGAGGAGGAGCATGGCCCCCTCAACAAGCGCTCCAAACCCTCTCCTGCTTTTCATGAGGTTTGCTTCTTTGATCTGTTTCCTTCTTTTGCTTGCTGACAATATATAGCTATGAGAAATGAATATAATTCAACACCTACTTTGATCACAaccttttgctttttttttttggtttgaatcTAAACCAGCTCGATATTTTCATGTTTGATTATGTAGCTGGTCAATATATGTTTTAAAGCAGCACAAGAAAACCATGTTTGTGCTCGTTGTATGTGATTTCCAATATCTTTACTGATCTCTGGATTATATGTTGCAACTCATGGTTGACGTTGGAATTTAGCTTTCTTAGGCTTATGGGAGTAATGAAGAATATGACTCATTCGGCTTGTCTTTTTACTATGATAATTTCAGAATACAGTTATTCGATTGATGTCTGGATTTTGTTATAAAGATTAAAAGGTTACGTTGAATTTTATCTTTCTTAGACTCGTAGTTTTATTGCTTTTATGGTATATTGGTGTAGTGAAGAATATTTGACTCAGTggggtttttcttcttctttactatAATATTAAATTTGGAATATAGTATTCCACTGTTTCAGTTACTTTTGGTATAGTATTTAAATTTGTTAATTTATTGAAATGCTCCCTTTTGTTCTCCTGATTGTTGCAGAGTTCGGGCGATAATGGGTTTGCTGTCCCAGCTCCCCAATACAATCCACTTGATGAGCCTAGCCCTTTGGGTTTGAGGCTCAGGAAGAGCCCGTCTTTATTGGAATTAATTCAAATGAAGCTTGCTCAGGGGGGTCCTCCTGCAGCGGGAGATGTACCAAGAGAAAATCTTAACTCTGGAGTTAAAAAGGAGATTAAAGCAAATGCTGCGGTGGGGGCTACTGATAAGCTTAAAGCATCAAATTTTCCAGCTTCAATGTTAAGGATCGGTAGCTGGGAGGTATTCACAAGAGTTTCTGAgtcatttatgttggatattaTGACTGCAATAtgtttggcgtgaaaatcaCTAATATTACATTATTTCCTGGCAGTACAAATCAAGGTACGAGGGTGATTTAGTGGCAAAGTGTTATTTTGCAAAGCATAAGCTCGTATGGGAGGTTCTTGAAGGAGGCCTCAAGAGCAAAATAGAAATCCAGTGGTCAGATATCATGGCCCTGAAAGCAAACTGTCCTGATGATGGACCTGGTACTTTGAATGTTGTGGTAATGCCTTTGATTTCATATTCACTTTTTACATCTGTGTGCTGATTCTCAGGATGATAATTTGTTACTTAATTGTATTTGTCACCTGGCAATCCCTTTTGTGTTGCAGTTGGCTAGACAACCTCTGTTCTTCAGGGAGACTAATCCTCAGCCTAGAAAGCATACTTTATGGCAAGCAACCTCAGATTTTACTGATGGGCAAGCAAGCCTGCATAGGTAAATTAAATTGGTCATTACAATTCTTCGGTTCACTGAAGATCTCAAAGTTGGTTTTTCTGCCAGTGTAGTTGTGTTAAATTTTTTTGAACGCTTTTACTTTTCGGTCTTTATGTATTTAAGCTTACCGTGCAATTTTCAACTGCTCCCATGAAAtttgattattattttttctctccATTTTTAACTATTTTGATGATCTTAATTGTTCAGTACCGGTGACACACAGTTTTGCTTACTGTGTTTGACATGGAGCTAAAACTATTAAGTTGTATGATTGATACATGGTCTTTCAGTCTTTTTGAAGTTGCAGTCATACACTAAGGTATTGAGGATGCTGTTATATTGATGTAAATTCTTTGGGATTGTGGTTTTACAGGCAACATTTTCTGCAATGTCCACAAGGACTGTTAAACAAGCATTTTGAAAAGCTTATTCAGTGTGACACACGTCTTTGCTTCTTAAGTCGACAGCCAGAGATTGTTTTGGATTCACCTTATTTTGAACTGCGGCCTTCTGTATTTGAAGACCAAGGAGAATCCAAAGGCCTTGGTTTTGACCAACCAGCAAGTGGTAAAGGATCCTCCATTTCTGGTTTCCAGGATATAGCATCACCATCTGCAAGTCAGTCATCATCTTTGAAGGCAGACCAGCAGGATTCAGCTGGTATGACATTAGAGCATCGGTCCAGAGAAGCTCCTTCCCCTAGCTCAGGTATGATAAATGAACCTAGCATTTGATTCTATGATTAATGGTTACTTTTCATTCCTGTTTCTTTAAGTATAATTACCATGTTCTGAAAATTTGTTCACTTCGTTTAGCGTTTCTTTAATTTTGGTGAAATGAGAGTTAGGTTGTATTGGGATGGCTTCTTGAGTAACTATGTAGTGTACTAGTATCGTTTTTAGTTCACAATTGTGGAATCCATAGATTTCAGATTCCAAATAGGCTCTTAAAATCCATAAGGAATGTCTGTCAAGGTCAGAAAATTGTTAGCAACAAGGCTAGGAGCAACTCTCATGACTATAATATTATCTTGAAATGAGGAATGACTAACATAGTCAAGAGTATTTTCTATATTAGATCATGTATATTGCCTGGTATGTCCCTTGCATGACTGTAACGGCATCAATAGCTTCATGGTTCCCGTCACTGCACAGGGCGAGAAAACTTCTGTTCATTAAGGACTTAGGACTGGCTTAGCATATCTAATGTTTCTCAGATTCATATATATGGTTACAACACGCGcccacagatatatatatatatatatatatatatatatatatatagtccggCTACGGTGcggacggtacggatttccggttttcttccactttccgatcacattttcacatcttaaccgttcagtttttaggtcctaatgtataggtcacctctgcaaaatttcagccaatttggtgatcgttaaggcatccaaaactgcaaattacaacatgAACGGTttcggttcgacagattcggttcgttcgtgtaaattgcagtttttgatgccttaacgatcaccaaattggctgaatttttgtAGATATGATCTATACaataggacctaaaaactgaacggttaagatcaaaatatgtgatcggaaagtgggtgaaaaccggaaatccgtaccgaagtTTCAGTACGGACGTacgcacctgagaaaaatcctatatatatatatcctgcTGAATTCTGAAGTTGATAATATTTGTACATATTTCAATTGTGGTCTCTTGTATTGATGATGTAAGATATAGACTCAAAAAAAAGATAATGTAAGATGGTTACTAGTCTGCGTGTTGTGTCATTTGTGTGCCAACCAACAAAAATCACTACTGATtttgaattatttcaatcttgAGACATGGTAAAACTTTTGCATTTAGAGTTCTGAGAGTTGCGCATCATTTAAAGGTTGTGTTGGAATTGATTAAGACAGTCATTGAAGGGATTTGCCTTCTTATTCTGGGATTACACTGTTAGGCTTGGTTGTACAAAGTATGTAGtttatttaaatctaagcatgaatCCATCTATTGTTTGTTGGTCACTGACTCACTGGTTGCCTTTATCATACTGGTTATGGATGCTCGTGCAATTGAAGGAAATGGAAGTTCTGAAGTTGTTGATTCCAGGGGGCCAAGAAACTGGGAACAGATAAAAGTGCCTGGGCTCCATCCTTCAATGTCGATGAGTGATTTTATGAGTCACATTGGGAACTGTATTTCAGAACAAATGACTTCCGGAAATCCACCTTCTGCCGATCAACAGTCGGAATACCAGGATATTCTCGAGGACATTGCGCAGTACCTGTTAAGTGACACTCAATTAACTGCAGCAGATGAGAGTCATGAGACATCTCTCATGTCCAGGGTCAATTCTCTTTGTTGCCTTTTGCAGAAGGACCCCACTTCTCTTCAGACTTCGCAGGTTGAAGTTGAAGGCACAGATGGTGGAAGGGATATTCAGCTTAACCACACTCCTGGTGGTATATCTGGAGCTGATATGCAGGCTCCTGAAGAGGATATGAAGGATGTTCCTGGAGGAAAGAAGGCACCGGGAATGTCGAGAAAAGACTCCTTCGGGGAATTGCTGTTTCACCTCCCTCGCATCGCCTCTCTTCCCTCACTTCCAAAAGTCTTGTTCAACATTTCAGAAGATTGTGAGAGTCAAGGTAGATAAGTCATTTTTTCCAAAAAATCAAATCCTATAAGTCTACAGCATGCAAGCTGAATAGAAACGCCTCTCCACCCTTCAAATCTCTCAGTGTACACAGTGAATAATGCTGGCTATTTAATACTATTGTCTGTCACCAAAAGCTTGCATTATGTTGGGAGATCAGGATTCTGAAATTTGTGTTGATGAAGAATCCTGAAAGATTTCACTGTACAAATGCACCGCACCCCACTTTATAGCTAGTGTTGTTTGGTTCCGTTCATGCCGTATGACCAGCTTAAAGAAGCATCTGTTTGTAAAGTCTATTAAATTTCAATGTGAATGTAATTTTAGTCAATAGTCATTCAGCTTGTTTACAATTGGAAGTGATGAAATGGCGTTAAGCTGATCGGTGTATTAGACTCCCAAATGCAAAGGGAAAAAGACAAAAAGGAAGAAGCAAAAATGGGCTTGTATGAACTATCTTGGAACCATAAAGGAGGATTTGATGCATAAAACGATAAAAGGAACAgcaaaaaataaaggaaaaaaacaaaaaatgggcTAGTATGATCTTGTTTTGAAATTGACAAGTTTTCATTCATTTTTAGAAATGGGTATTGTTTGGACAGTTAACGTTCAATGGATGATAGTCTTTAGCTTGTATCATTAGGATTTAAAGTAATGATTAATCTGTAAGTATATAGAGAATCAGTGTAGTGTATTCCCATGTCTAGTGGCGGATCCAGCTTTTTAAATTGGAgtggttttttttatattttttaaataaggaaGTGATTGGCAAATTTAGCGCATTGCGAATAtttaactaaaatatattagATATATACTTTATGAGAtgcaaaaaaaataagaatCTGAAGTCCCATAAAAAAACCTAGAAAAGAATGCGCCTCACTCGCAACCTACCATGTCCTTCTTCCCCCTTGGCTTTCTCGCTCGTCCGGCTGCGCCGCCATGCTTGTGCATGCTTTGGCCTCGCCGGCATGCGACGAGCGTGGTCGGACGGGTCTTGTGTTCATGGGTTCCTCCATGGTTGACCAACGAGTTCTTCTGGTGTGAAGGTGACCAGGAATGGGTGTGCGGCTCGATGAATTGGAGACCAGATCGGGTCTGGATTGCGGAAGGGTGATTGGATTTCTAGTGGAAGTGTTACATTGTTTGGCTTCGGCTGGTGGTAGATTTGGGTAGCAGGCGGTGGCGGTGATTGGATCATCTTGCCTCGAGTGCAGCGATGAATGAGATTGAGGATGTTGATCGAGCATTAGCGTGGACTAAGACGAGATCTGTCCTAATCTTTTGGTTTTCAATGATAAGGATGCTGGTTGTCACCCATTGCAGGCATGGTGGAGGTGGTGGGAGAGTGATGCCGATCTGGTGGCGTTGGATTTGGAGGGTTTTGGACCTGGTGTATCAGCTGGGTTTTTGGGCTGGTTGGTGGGCTTGGGTCACATCATTGGGTTCTTGTTGGGCTATTTGTGTTTTAGCTTTGTTATGTTATgagttaattttaattttattgtcaattttgattattaTAATAAGTCCCTATCAAGTTATTGTATGGAGAGTTGGGCTGAATGTctgtgtgtgcactcaaagtgctTTGTCTGTCCTAGAGAAGTGGCGAGTCATTATCAAATGGGCGCAATcccctagtggcaggatgaaacaaAGTGTCGCTGGAGGTTATTCTAGTCGACAGCATAATGGGAGAGCAGATTTAATTGTTTTATGATTTTGTATGAGCTTTATCTTTCCGTTGTATCACTATTGTGAAGTAAATGAAGTTGCCCAGAGGTATGGCATGTGAACCCTTGCTAGTTAGTGCATGTTTGAATACATGAGTTTAGTGGAggctcctgttattattcaggatgttctctcgTTGGTAATTATTCGGGATCTAGGCTTTATGTTCCCCCAattgtattcaacagtttcattaatgaagccttgagggcagctgcaccagcccttattaaaaaaaaaaaaaaaaacaagaattcGACCAAAGCTACTATCAAATTGATTACCGAAAAGAAAATTTTTGGtatcattttttattaaataaaaagcACGAGAGATTGAGAAAGTAACTTAATCAAAATTAATGCCCAATAGACTACCTCTTGTACTAGGTTGAATGCCAACTAGACtaccaaaaaagaaataaattttttttcgtATTGACTAAAAGAGAAAGGAGGTTTAAAATGTTATTATAGTGAAAGTAGTACAGTAATGACTCACTCATAAGGGTCGTCAAAAATTGTCATTATACATTACAAGAACACATCTCTAGCACACCCACATTTCAGGACTACAtcgaaaataaagaaaactaacaaacttgaatgaaaagcaaaaataaaacaaagttcaTGTTatacaaacataaaataaaaaaatacaatagaaaattacatagtagcacctgaccaaagatataaacacagaaaacccaccttcaatttgttttatacaaataaggacacaagCTCAGGCCCAAAACCAAATGAAGCAGGCCTGGCTTCGAATTTTGATAGAAAATGACTTAAATGCCCAATTTTCATAACAATTTACGCTCATGCCACTGTGCATAATACTCAACGACCGAAACCCAAAATCCCAAAAAGCAAAACGCCCAAACCCAAatcagaaaccctaaaatctcCAGCGACGGATCCAAAACGCACTGCAAGATCTTCGAAGCAGTAGCACTCTGCTTGAATCTGGCTCCAATGGAGATTGGTAAGGTAAGCTCTTACTCCAATTTTGCTGCCTTCGTTTATGTTTCTTCGTTTATGTAGCAATAGAATCGATTAAAACCTCCAAAGCTGAGCAAATCGAAAGTAGCAGTAGAATCGAAACCTCCAAAGTTCGATTTACTCAGCTTGAAACCTCAACACTTGTATAATCGATTTCGAGGATTTGCATAGTAACTACTGTGTCTTTGTGTTGTTTGATTGAGCTTCTTGTTTGCTTGCTATTGTTTCTTTGTGTTGTTTGATTGAGCTTCATGTTTGCTATTGTGTCTCTGTGCTGGTTGTGTTTTGGTGTTGAGAGTTGGATATGATGGCTGGTTTTGGTGGAGATTGAGATCTTGTGGTATTCACAGACTCACATTTCGAGTGGATTCAGTGTTTTGTGGTTAGTGTGTGTATAGTCCAGTGATTCACAATTCGATGCAGATTTCATACAATGTTGTTACTGTTTGTGTTCATTTCGGAGGTCCAATCAGTGTATAACTACTGTGGAATTGCATTTGAATGCCTGATTTTAAGATGGAAGTGTAGTTCATCAATTAGAtatactgctactgctactgtaGTTCAAAATATACTACTACTGTGTTAATGTTTTATAATCTATATATGTCAATATGTCAATATAAGAGTATGagttttgattaagaaatgtatcaGTGAATTATTTGGTACGTGTTTCAGCAAAATATACTGCTACTGTGTTAATGTTATATACTGCCCACTCTGTTAATGTTATATACTGCTGCTGTGTTAATGTTATATACTGCTACTGTGTTAATGTTATATACTGCTACTTTGTGTTTTGTGTAGGTGAGAAGAAAAACTCTGGCATGtaggaaaaagtttccaagcACAAGAGCAAGATTGAAGAGACAAAAGCAGAAAGAGGTGGAACAAGAcagggaagaagaggaaaatgcagaaaaggaggaagaagatgaagaagaacaagacaGGGGAGAAGAggataatgaagaagaagagaaggaagaagagaacGATGGAGCAAGGAACAGAGGCAAAGGCTAGAAACAATCATATTGCCAATACAGGTGCAATATGATTGTCTTCCACGACGTGCTTCATAAAGTGTATGAGCAGCTCAATCGTGAAGAAAAGATGGGATTGAAAGCCGAGTTGAAGAAGACGCCATTTTGGAACTTGATTGTAGCTTATGATAAGGGATTGATGACTAAGAACACAACTGCAAAATTAGATCGGGAGATGCATAGGTTAGTGCAATGCTACAAGCCGACTTTGAAGAAATTTAATTTTGGAAACAAGTTGGCAGAAATAAGTGTATCGGACGTGCAATACATTTTGGGTTTGCCAAACCGAAAATCAGCTATCATGGTGCCAAACCCAATAGATGATcctgtgacgtcccgaacccggattcaccggtttactagtcatttggacagtaaacaacttttactttcacttttactgtcgtttcaatgcttttagggggccctaaaagttgactttttgtttgggtcaaaatttgagaaattttccttcatgaaggttgtagaggacgttaaaccgagcgcgtgcatatgtggtacgtaaaaatcggactttgtatgcgagagttatggccaaaaatgtgaagttactgttcatggtaatttttgattaaaatagaaatttaccccgggtaggtttccatttccggaaacccaccccagctctttctctctcctctcccccgacctctctcttctccggttcgaccattttccctctccctccgatttccggcgattccggccaccaaccggcgtgccaccggtcaccagaggagcgcttcctccctccgagcaccctagcaaccttggttttccacgatttggccggaaaaccacggatcgaaggaaaaactcctccggctgcagtttgaagcttttgccgatttccggcgattccgaccacctccggtccccatctcgccgtcgaaggttcggttttcatcactgatcatttcccctatggccttgtatcacgatttgttgtgtagatgccgaatcgacgaattgaaattct belongs to Rosa chinensis cultivar Old Blush chromosome 4, RchiOBHm-V2, whole genome shotgun sequence and includes:
- the LOC112197464 gene encoding uncharacterized protein LOC112197464 isoform X1 — translated: MVQLMKSGDLRQTTPCKDKLPVKLEIEDSLEEEHGPLNKRSKPSPAFHESSGDNGFAVPAPQYNPLDEPSPLGLRLRKSPSLLELIQMKLAQGGPPAAGDVPRENLNSGVKKEIKANAAVGATDKLKASNFPASMLRIGSWEYKSRYEGDLVAKCYFAKHKLVWEVLEGGLKSKIEIQWSDIMALKANCPDDGPGTLNVVLARQPLFFRETNPQPRKHTLWQATSDFTDGQASLHRQHFLQCPQGLLNKHFEKLIQCDTRLCFLSRQPEIVLDSPYFELRPSVFEDQGESKGLGFDQPASGKGSSISGFQDIASPSASQSSSLKADQQDSAGMTLEHRSREAPSPSSVMDARAIEGNGSSEVVDSRGPRNWEQIKVPGLHPSMSMSDFMSHIGNCISEQMTSGNPPSADQQSEYQDILEDIAQYLLSDTQLTAADESHETSLMSRVNSLCCLLQKDPTSLQTSQVEVEGTDGGRDIQLNHTPGGISGADMQAPEEDMKDVPGGKKAPGMSRKDSFGELLFHLPRIASLPSLPKVLFNISEDCESQGR
- the LOC112197464 gene encoding uncharacterized protein LOC112197464 isoform X2; this encodes MVQLMKSGDLRQTTPCKDKLPVKLEIEDSLEEEHGPLNKRSKPSPAFHESSGDNGFAVPAPQYNPLDEPSPLGLRLRKSPSLLELIQMKLAQGGPPAAGDVPRENLNSGVKKEIKANAAVGATDKLKASNFPASMLRIGSWEYKSRYEGDLVAKCYFAKHKLVWEVLEGGLKSKIEIQWSDIMALKANCPDDGPGTLNVVLARQPLFFRETNPQPRKHTLWQATSDFTDGQASLHRQHFLQCPQGLLNKHFEKLIQCDTRLCFLSRQPEIVLDSPYFELRPSVFEDQGESKGLGFDQPASGKGSSISGFQDIASPSASQSSSLKADQQDSAGMTLEHRSREAPSPSSGNGSSEVVDSRGPRNWEQIKVPGLHPSMSMSDFMSHIGNCISEQMTSGNPPSADQQSEYQDILEDIAQYLLSDTQLTAADESHETSLMSRVNSLCCLLQKDPTSLQTSQVEVEGTDGGRDIQLNHTPGGISGADMQAPEEDMKDVPGGKKAPGMSRKDSFGELLFHLPRIASLPSLPKVLFNISEDCESQGR